Part of the Penaeus monodon isolate SGIC_2016 chromosome 44, NSTDA_Pmon_1, whole genome shotgun sequence genome is shown below.
ctgtcattttgtgattatttcgtgccctgcctcgccacttggcgtttcccctcgtggtgttctgggacgctgtggtgctcggtgcctcttggagctgttcagtgttcaagaccctgtgaatagcacgccgtctgcctagcctgccttgtgttggtggcagagagacgaggcggccggcataacaatatatatatatatatatacataatatatatatatataatatatatgtatatatatataaagtatatgtatatatatacatacatatgtgataatatctttaatatacatatatgaaaatatgtataatatgcatatgtatgtatatatataaatttgtatatatatatatgattttatataagagtatatatatatatatatatataaaatatatatatacatatacatatatatatatatatatatatatatatctatatatatgtaaatatatatatatatatttaaatataaatgtatatatataaatatatatatatatatatatatatatatatatatatatatataatatatatatatatatatgtttatagatatgtatgtgtttaagatttaaattttttaggaatgatattattttggttttattttcctttcagggtgatgatgagtttCGTCGGTGATGGGATGACTTTGGCTCTACTTACGGGCAAGGAAATAGGCGGCCCAGGAGTCAGCATCAAAGAAGAGCTCAGCGAAGATGTCATTGAAGATACATGCCTTGAAATAAAAGAGGAACCACTAGATGGGGATGAAGGGAGAAATGATGTGTGTAATGTGAATATAAGGCATGAATGTCATTTCTATTATGATCTTCATGATCTAAAACATGAGTTACATGCAAAAGACTCGAGTAACTTGGTTCACAATTGTAATGACATGTCAAAAGTGTCATTTAGGGCTAAGGACTGTGGGAAGACGTATTCATCAGATGGGGTTCAAGTGATGTatgaagaaagacagaaggaggatGCACAACTAAAAGTGGAATCCAAAAGGAAATGTTTTGCATGTGAGGTGTGTGGAAAGGAATTGTCACAAAAGAGTCACATCAGCATTCACATGAGAGTCCACACAGAGGAGAAGCCATATAACTGTGAAATTTGCAACAATACCTTCTCACGAAAAAATAATTTGGTGAGACATATGAGAATACATGCAAGtaagaagccatacagctgtgagatttgcaataaagccTTTTCTGAGAGAAGTCATCTTGTAAAGCACactagagtacatacaaaggagaagccttaTAACTGCAAGATTTGCAACAGTGCatattcaagaaaaaataatctggtgagacacatgagaacacatacaaaggaaaagccatacagctgcgagatttgcaataag
Proteins encoded:
- the LOC119568565 gene encoding zinc finger protein 112-like: MMSFVGDGMTLALLTGKEIGGPGVSIKEELSEDVIEDTCLEIKEEPLDGDEGRNDVCNVNIRHECHFYYDLHDLKHELHAKDSSNLVHNCNDMSKVSFRAKDCGKTYSSDGVQVMYEERQKEDAQLKVESKRKCFACEVCGKELSQKSHISIHMRVHTEEKPYNCEICNNTFSRKNNLVRHMRIHASKKPYSCEICNKAFSERSHLVKHTRVHTKEKPYNCKICNSAYSRKNNLVRHMRTHTKEKPYSCEICNKAFSERGHQVAALEYTPRRSHTVVKFIMANQMRVHEKYLFGQTCVTDQGSQQLLLVIAFKEAAPLPLNMVNGSCWPF